Proteins encoded together in one Streptomyces sp. B1I3 window:
- a CDS encoding maltokinase translates to MSEAASTRVALAKNTTTRKTARRSPGSSAGTTALLTSLTPLLHEWLPRQRWFAGKGQPVTGFSLVAATEILPLDASTTGPGLLHLLVRAHQPSRTPQSHDDCYQLLLGVRTTLPPRLAGALIGQVADGPLAGRTLYEGLHDPRVADLLLERFRNPGSLGHLRFERAAPIPPGLAPRVLDTEQSNSSLVYGDAYILKIFRRVFPGINPDLELPLALAREGCGRVPAPVAWFEAETPEPLTLGVLQPFLRGAQDGWRLALAALAKGDDFVPEAHALGRATAEVHTALATALPTPTLARERTGHLVAGMIERLECAAQAVPALVPYVPGLRAAFDAVAALGRTGKGWAAQRVHGDLHLGQTLRGEDGFWSLIDFEGEPARPLPERRSPQPTVRDVAGMLRSFDYAARSHQPWNPEWAARCRAAYCEGYARAAGTDPRGEPELLRAHETDKAVYEVLYEARHRPDWLPVPMAAIHRLASTTA, encoded by the coding sequence ATGTCGGAGGCTGCATCCACTCGAGTCGCCCTGGCGAAGAACACAACAACGAGAAAGACGGCGAGACGGAGTCCCGGGAGCAGCGCGGGCACGACGGCACTGCTGACGTCGCTCACCCCTCTGCTCCACGAGTGGCTCCCCCGGCAGCGGTGGTTCGCGGGCAAGGGGCAGCCGGTCACCGGCTTCTCCCTCGTCGCGGCCACCGAGATACTGCCGCTGGACGCCTCCACGACAGGCCCCGGCCTGTTGCACCTGCTCGTCCGCGCCCATCAGCCGAGCCGCACCCCCCAATCACACGACGACTGCTACCAGCTCCTGCTCGGGGTGCGCACCACGCTGCCGCCCCGCCTGGCCGGTGCCCTGATCGGCCAGGTGGCGGACGGCCCGCTGGCCGGCCGCACCCTGTACGAGGGACTGCACGACCCCCGCGTCGCCGACCTGTTGCTGGAACGATTCCGTAACCCGGGATCGCTCGGCCACCTCCGCTTCGAGCGGGCAGCCCCGATCCCTCCGGGACTGGCCCCACGCGTCCTGGACACCGAGCAGTCCAATTCCTCGCTCGTCTACGGCGACGCCTACATCCTGAAGATCTTCCGCCGGGTCTTCCCCGGTATCAACCCCGATCTGGAACTGCCGCTCGCGCTCGCCCGGGAGGGCTGCGGGCGGGTGCCCGCCCCGGTCGCCTGGTTCGAGGCGGAGACTCCGGAGCCGCTCACCCTCGGAGTCCTGCAGCCGTTCCTGCGCGGCGCCCAGGACGGCTGGCGGCTCGCGCTGGCAGCACTCGCGAAGGGAGACGACTTCGTCCCCGAGGCGCACGCCCTGGGCCGGGCCACGGCCGAGGTCCACACGGCGCTCGCCACGGCCCTGCCGACGCCCACCCTTGCCCGGGAGCGGACCGGCCACCTGGTGGCCGGGATGATCGAGCGGCTGGAGTGTGCCGCGCAGGCGGTCCCGGCCCTGGTCCCGTACGTACCGGGGCTGCGTGCCGCCTTCGACGCCGTCGCCGCGCTGGGCCGTACCGGCAAGGGCTGGGCCGCGCAGCGGGTCCACGGCGACCTGCACCTGGGCCAGACCCTGCGCGGGGAGGACGGCTTCTGGTCGCTGATCGACTTCGAGGGCGAACCGGCCCGGCCCCTGCCCGAGCGCCGCAGCCCGCAGCCGACGGTGCGCGACGTCGCGGGGATGCTCAGGTCCTTCGACTACGCGGCCCGCTCGCATCAGCCGTGGAACCCCGAGTGGGCGGCACGCTGCCGTGCCGCGTACTGCGAGGGCTACGCCCGGGCTGCGGGCACCGACCCGCGCGGCGAACCGGAGCTGCTGCGCGCCCACGAGACCGACAAAGCGGTGTACGAGGTGCTGTACGAGGCCCGGCACCGCCCCGACTGGCTGCCCGTGCCGATGGCCGCCATCCACCGTCTGGCCAGCACGACCGCGTGA